Part of the Pseudomonas baltica genome is shown below.
CGGCGTCGAACTCGGGATGGTCGCGCCGATAACCCTCCATCTCGGCCATCGCGCGGCTCATGCCTGACTGGATTCTGCGCAGCAATTCACCGCAGCGTGCCTCTGTCAAACCGCATGCACTGCGTGCGAACTGCACCAGCATCTTGCGCTTGGGCCAAGCCTTCGATCCGCCCAGCAACAGCCCCATGATATCGTTGCTCTTGTACACCGTGGTGGTCACCAGGTCGTAGACCGGGGCGAGCCAGACGTCGGCATCCTCGCTGCAGTTCTCATATAACAGGCCGAAGTTCTTCAGGTGCCCATCGCCGTTCTGGATGCCTGCACTCAACGCCACCATCATGAAAAAGTCTTCCAGCGCCTTGGTCACGCGTGCGGGGCTAACGAAGGACTTGATCAGTTTTGCGCAGCCCTGGTAGCTGCCGTCGTATTTCTTCGCCGTGCCCCACCCTGACAGCACGCACAGGTCTTCGAAGCCAAGATAGTCGCTATGACCGATATCGAAGCGCTTGACCACCAGAAACTTGCCTTGCTGACTCAACCGAAACTCAGGCACTTGCAGCCCGCTGTGCAGTGCCGCCCGCATGCAAAAGAATTCGTTGGCTGCCAGTTGTGGGAAGTCCAGGTCGTTGAAGGTCTTCAACAGGTGCGTGGCGCCCCGGTGGGTCAGCCGCTCGATGTCGGGTCCGGCAGAGTCGATATCGCGTACCAGCACCTTGGGCTGTACACCCGACACCCCGGAATATGCCGCGTAGGTTTGCATCAGGTCGTCGAAAAGATCTTTGGCACCGTCATAGACCAGCAGCTCGGAAAGCTTGATGCCGGGCAGCGGCTCATCCCTGAGGTCGTGGGCGATGCTGAGGCGGCCCAGTTGGTGCGGACCCACGATGCCCAGTAACGCGAAGTCGTCAAAGCCGCGCACCGTCTTGCTGAAACGCCGCACGAGTTCGTTCTTGAGGTGCCCTTCGGGAATGTGCATTTCGAACAGCGGATGAATACCGTACTCCCATTTGTAGCTCTCCAGGCGTACCGGCATCGTCAGTGACACGGCGTTTTCTTCGGCAACTGCAGAATGATATGAGAAAACCGAATCGTGGTGGTTTTCCCCGCTGCGCCCCAGCGTGCCGGCAGCCACGCCGGCAGCACCAATATAGAGCCGGTCGGTTTGCCTATTCATGGACGTTTCCGGATTTCAGCTCATCGAGTGTCTTGCGTCGCCGCGTGGGCGTAGCAGTCAGTTCGTAGCCCAGGCCCGCGAGGATCGCCTCCACCTTGCGAATTCCCACCTCCGGTATGGTGTCGTTCTCTATACCGGAAATGGTCGCGCGGCTCATGCCATGCCGATGCGCCAGGTCGCTCTGTGAAAGGCCGGCCTGTTTACGCAGATTTTTGATAAGAACACCTAGGTCGCCCATGACAGAATGAATCCTATACAGTGCATAATCCAATATAAATGCATATTTGCACTATATTCGATGCATTTATAGGTGTCACTAGCCGTCTGTCAAACCGATCATCCGCATCAATATCCACTATGTCCCCGAGTGGTTTTTGCTAGTCAGCCAACGCCCGTAAAGTGAGCCCCATGCACTTACCCACTCTCTGGAGCTCAATCATGAAAACGATACTCGCCCTTGGCCTGACCCTTACCGCACTCGCGACCACCCATGCCTTCGCCACACCACAGAACGTCACTAGCCACGCACAGATCGCCGTGGTCCAGGACGGTACCCAAACGGTACGCGATCTCAAACAACGAGTGGCGGACGACGGTAGCGAACGCGTTATCGCTCAGCAACATGCCAACAGCCAGACGCCGATCTATGTGGCCGAAACACGTGCGGAGTTCGGTTCGCGCTACCAGCGTTATTGATCTGTCGGTGGCATCAGCGCCCGGCCCACGAGGCCGGGCTTTTTCGTGTCTTTGCTGGCTGAATGCTCAGGGCTGCTGGTCGTAGATGACGATCACCACCGAACCCTTCTGATAGCGTCTGCCATCGGTGGGCAGCAGATCCAGCTCCTTCTGCTCGTCGACGCCCTTGATACGCATCGCTACCCCTACGCTCCCTGCCCGGCGGGCGTTGATCAACCACTGTTCGACACCCTCAACGGTTACCGCCCGCCCTTGCGCGTCGGGATAACGCAGGCCGTACTTGGTCTCGCCGCCGGTGTTGTACAGCGTGATGCCGGGATTACGTGTGTGCCATGCCAGTGCCGAGGCGGTGCCCAGTTCGTTGCTCAGCAGGCTATGGACCCCTTGAAGCTCGGACATGTGCTGCGCGATGAAGACATCAGGCGTCTTGTTGACCACCACGCTGACGGGCAATGCGGCAGGCACTAACGCCAACACCGCGCCCATCGCCAGCGCCGGTGCGCCCCAGCAGCGCAGGGGCCGCCACACCGCCAGCCCATTCAACAAGACCCAGGCGACAATAGCGATCACCAGCAACGCCAGGTGGCCTGGCTCATCGATGTAGATCGGCTTGGTGAATTGCAAGAAGGTGATCACTGCCAGGCCGATAGCGCCCAGCGCTACGTTAAGCACGGCATTGGCGCGCAGCCCTGGCGTCCGGCCCTCACGGATTGCACCTGCCAATCGATGGCCTAGCAACAAACCCAACGGCAGCATGCACGGCATGATGTAGGCCGGCAGCTTGCCCTTGGCGATACTGAAGAACACCAGCGGCAGCAGGAACCACATCCACAAGAATAACGTTGCCCGGTCGCCGCGGGCCTTGAAGCCCTCTCTGAAGACACCTGGCAGCAGCGCGATCCACGGCAGGCTGCTGACCAACAGCAAAGGCAGGTAGTACCACCAGCCCTCGGCGTGTTGGGCATCGTCACCGGCAAAGCGGCGGATATGCTCGTCCCAGAAGAAGTACCGCCAGAAGTCCGCTTCCTGCGCGTGGACAGTCAAGGCCCAGGGCAATGCAATCAAAACCGCGACCACCACCGCAACGCAACCAAAACGCACCAGCTCCAGAAAGCGCCGCTGCCAGATCATGTACGGCAACGCGACCAGCACCGGCAACAACAAGGCCAGAAATCCCTTGGTCATGAACCCCATGGCGCAGGCGACGCCCAGCACGCACCAGGCGGCAAGCCGCGCCCTAGAGCTGCGGCTGACGAAGGCGAACCACAGCGCTACCCCGGCGAGGTTCATCCACAATGTGAACTGCGGATCGAGATTGGCGTAACCGGAGCCTGCCGCTATCAGCGCCAGGCTCATGAACACCACTGCACAGGTAAAACTGGTGCGCCAATCGTTCCACAAGCGGCCTGCCACCGCGTAGGCGAGCCATACGCTGAGCCCCATGCTCAGTGCGGAGGCGATACGCACCCCGAACAGGTTCTGGCCAAAGATGGCTTGGCCGACGGCAATCATCCAATAACCAGCTGCAGGTTTCTCGAAATACCGCAACCCCATGAAGTGGGGCGTCGCCCAGTGCCCACTCAAGAGCATTTCCTGACTGATTTGCGCATAGCGGGTTTCATCAGGTATCCACAGGCCATGGAATGCCAATGGGGTCAGATAGAACGCTGCGAACGCGAGGAGCAGGAGTGGCACTACCCAGCGTTGTTTCATGCTTGGCATCGTGCGGCCCTGCGTTGCGAATGGACAGGATCGAGGGTCGTGAAACGGTCAACAAACATGGCAATCCCTGGCTTTTATGGGGGGTGGATGGAGGCAACGGTGCCTGCGGGCAACAGACTAATCTGGCCAAAGTTAACTGCAACTAAACAGTTGAAAAATAAACGTTTACTTACATATTCGCTCAAGCAGCCCTGCTGCCGCCTAGGGAGTCGATGGCGCGCAGCCGGCCATGCCGAGCCCGTGATCAGGACTCGGAGGAGTCGTCCACGGCGGCTGGAAGATAGAAACAACGGGATGGGGCCTCGGTGAAAGCCATGTCAAATATGTGTATGAGCGATGCGCCGGCGCCAACCTTTCAGTTGGATATCCAACATGGCTAACGCAGGCCTGATAGCGTCCAGGTGTGCGCCCTCCATCAGGCATGCGGGCAAGTGCTTTACCTTCCAGCTTACCGCCGGAACCAACCCTCCCACCCCTCTCTCTAGATCAATACCTGCTCCCGAAAATGGATTGCTCTTATGCGTGAAAAAACGTCCTTCATCTTTGATCTCGACGGCACCCTGACTGACAGCGTCTACCAAAACG
Proteins encoded:
- a CDS encoding type II toxin-antitoxin system HipA family toxin, giving the protein MNRQTDRLYIGAAGVAAGTLGRSGENHHDSVFSYHSAVAEENAVSLTMPVRLESYKWEYGIHPLFEMHIPEGHLKNELVRRFSKTVRGFDDFALLGIVGPHQLGRLSIAHDLRDEPLPGIKLSELLVYDGAKDLFDDLMQTYAAYSGVSGVQPKVLVRDIDSAGPDIERLTHRGATHLLKTFNDLDFPQLAANEFFCMRAALHSGLQVPEFRLSQQGKFLVVKRFDIGHSDYLGFEDLCVLSGWGTAKKYDGSYQGCAKLIKSFVSPARVTKALEDFFMMVALSAGIQNGDGHLKNFGLLYENCSEDADVWLAPVYDLVTTTVYKSNDIMGLLLGGSKAWPKRKMLVQFARSACGLTEARCGELLRRIQSGMSRAMAEMEGYRRDHPEFDAVGQRMAAAWAAGLNRSIAVE
- a CDS encoding helix-turn-helix transcriptional regulator, which encodes MGDLGVLIKNLRKQAGLSQSDLAHRHGMSRATISGIENDTIPEVGIRKVEAILAGLGYELTATPTRRRKTLDELKSGNVHE
- the arnT gene encoding lipid IV(A) 4-amino-4-deoxy-L-arabinosyltransferase; this encodes MKQRWVVPLLLLAFAAFYLTPLAFHGLWIPDETRYAQISQEMLLSGHWATPHFMGLRYFEKPAAGYWMIAVGQAIFGQNLFGVRIASALSMGLSVWLAYAVAGRLWNDWRTSFTCAVVFMSLALIAAGSGYANLDPQFTLWMNLAGVALWFAFVSRSSRARLAAWCVLGVACAMGFMTKGFLALLLPVLVALPYMIWQRRFLELVRFGCVAVVVAVLIALPWALTVHAQEADFWRYFFWDEHIRRFAGDDAQHAEGWWYYLPLLLVSSLPWIALLPGVFREGFKARGDRATLFLWMWFLLPLVFFSIAKGKLPAYIMPCMLPLGLLLGHRLAGAIREGRTPGLRANAVLNVALGAIGLAVITFLQFTKPIYIDEPGHLALLVIAIVAWVLLNGLAVWRPLRCWGAPALAMGAVLALVPAALPVSVVVNKTPDVFIAQHMSELQGVHSLLSNELGTASALAWHTRNPGITLYNTGGETKYGLRYPDAQGRAVTVEGVEQWLINARRAGSVGVAMRIKGVDEQKELDLLPTDGRRYQKGSVVIVIYDQQP